Proteins from one Acidobacteriota bacterium genomic window:
- a CDS encoding ankyrin repeat domain-containing protein, giving the protein MNRKKFFDAAARWDVETVSAGLREDRGLARVVDERGRTALHRCARTNGEKDGLDVGNSLRVARALLKAGSNPNAVHDIPEEGGSFKATPLWYAVAWGRNPDLVSLLLGSGAAPRGCLWACVGANDVDLAKTLVKAGAPLDEVFGGETPLDYAKRLGKSAFFRLLGAR; this is encoded by the coding sequence GCCGCGGCCCGCTGGGACGTCGAGACGGTTTCGGCCGGCCTCCGCGAGGACCGGGGTCTCGCGCGTGTCGTCGACGAACGCGGCCGCACCGCGCTCCATCGCTGCGCACGCACGAACGGCGAGAAGGACGGGCTGGACGTCGGGAATTCTCTTCGCGTGGCGAGAGCGCTTCTGAAAGCGGGCTCGAATCCGAACGCCGTGCACGACATTCCCGAAGAGGGCGGGAGCTTCAAGGCGACGCCGCTCTGGTACGCGGTCGCCTGGGGCCGCAATCCGGATCTGGTCAGTCTGCTGCTGGGCTCCGGCGCGGCGCCCCGGGGATGCCTGTGGGCGTGCGTGGGGGCGAACGACGTCGATCTGGCGAAGACACTCGTGAAGGCGGGGGCGCCGCTGGACGAGGTCTTCGGGGGCGAGACTCCGCTCGACTACGCGAAGCGCCTCGGGAAGTCCGCGTTCTTCAGACTTCTCGGCGCACGCTGA
- a CDS encoding phosphotransferase family protein: protein MSVLDAAGEVRGEDRFDEGALADFIAGAFPGSGGASEISVSQFPAGHSNLTFLVSFGGREMVLRRGPHGASVKTAHDMRREFHVLSALAPLYSKAPKALAYCGDAAVLGTPFFLMERIPGVILRGSTPPPGLDLSPPRMRALSEAFVDSLAALNSLDVSSGPLAALGKPEGYSVRQVAGWTGRWVRAKTEDVPALDAAAAWLAGRAPAAARPALVHNDFKYDNLVLDAGDPTRIVAVLDWEMATLGDPLLDLGTTLGYWIDPDDAPEVRALPFGATLIPGNLPRAEVAARWAGRAGRPDADVLFAYVFGLFKIAVIAQQIYRRFAEGHTKDPRFAAMPEGVRILGRQADRALERGRIS, encoded by the coding sequence ATGAGCGTCCTCGACGCGGCGGGCGAGGTCCGAGGAGAAGACCGCTTCGATGAAGGTGCCCTCGCGGACTTCATCGCAGGCGCGTTTCCGGGCAGCGGCGGCGCATCGGAAATCTCAGTGTCCCAGTTTCCCGCCGGCCACTCGAACCTGACATTCCTCGTCTCGTTCGGCGGGCGCGAGATGGTCCTGCGCCGCGGGCCGCACGGGGCCTCCGTGAAGACCGCCCACGACATGCGCCGCGAGTTCCACGTCCTGTCCGCCCTCGCTCCCCTCTATTCGAAGGCTCCGAAAGCCCTCGCTTATTGCGGGGACGCCGCCGTTCTCGGCACGCCTTTCTTCCTCATGGAAAGAATTCCCGGCGTGATCCTCCGCGGCTCGACTCCGCCTCCGGGGCTCGACCTCTCGCCGCCGCGGATGCGCGCGCTCTCGGAGGCGTTCGTCGACTCCCTTGCCGCGCTGAACTCGCTCGACGTCTCGTCGGGACCTCTCGCGGCACTCGGAAAGCCCGAGGGCTACTCCGTCCGGCAGGTCGCCGGCTGGACCGGGCGCTGGGTCCGCGCGAAGACCGAGGACGTCCCCGCGCTCGACGCGGCCGCCGCGTGGCTCGCCGGGCGCGCTCCAGCCGCTGCGCGCCCCGCGCTCGTCCACAACGACTTCAAGTACGACAACCTCGTCCTCGACGCCGGGGACCCGACGCGGATCGTCGCCGTGCTCGACTGGGAAATGGCGACGCTCGGAGATCCGCTTCTCGACCTCGGAACCACGCTGGGCTACTGGATCGACCCCGACGACGCGCCCGAAGTTCGGGCGCTGCCGTTCGGGGCGACCCTCATCCCGGGGAATCTCCCGCGCGCCGAGGTCGCCGCGCGCTGGGCCGGGCGGGCGGGGCGTCCCGACGCCGACGTCCTCTTCGCTTACGTCTTCGGACTCTTCAAGATCGCGGTCATCGCCCAGCAGATCTACCGCCGGTTCGCCGAGGGACACACGAAGGACCCGCGCTTCGCCGCGATGCCCGAAGGGGTGCGGATCCTCGGCCGGCAGGCCGACCGGGCCCTCGAACGGGGTCGGATTTCCTAA
- a CDS encoding acyl-CoA dehydrogenase family protein, protein MDFSEPENVKNLRQLVRDFVEKEVVPLEPKFLNEGWHSVAPALEAVRRRARGTGLFAAHLPVAWGGAGLSLVEFAHMSEELGRSPLGHYAFNVQAPDVGNMELLLGHGTDAQKERWLRPLVAGEIRSCFTMTEPEFAGSNPVWMGTTAKRDGGDWVIRGHKWFASSAEGAAFAVCMAVTDPDAAPHRRASLILVPTDTPGFSILRNISVMGHRGGSWASHAEVGYEGAHVPLGNLLGGEGDGFALAQERLGPGRIHHAMRWIGVCERALEIMCRHAATREIAPGTPLGTRQLVEAAVAESRADIHAARLVVLHAAWLLERDGAKAAREEISLVKFTAARALQRVLDRALQTLGGLGMTDDTPLAFWYAHERAARIYDGPDEVHLSFVGRHTLRRFGLPPRG, encoded by the coding sequence GTGGACTTTTCCGAGCCCGAAAACGTGAAAAACCTCCGTCAACTCGTGCGCGACTTCGTCGAGAAGGAAGTCGTTCCGCTCGAGCCGAAGTTCCTGAACGAGGGCTGGCATTCCGTGGCACCCGCGCTCGAAGCCGTCCGCCGCCGGGCGCGCGGCACGGGCCTCTTCGCGGCGCACCTTCCCGTGGCCTGGGGCGGCGCCGGCCTCTCGCTCGTCGAGTTCGCGCACATGAGCGAGGAGCTGGGCCGTTCGCCGCTGGGGCACTACGCCTTCAACGTGCAGGCGCCGGACGTCGGGAACATGGAGCTCCTTCTCGGGCACGGCACGGACGCCCAGAAGGAACGCTGGCTGCGCCCTCTCGTCGCCGGCGAGATCCGGAGCTGCTTCACGATGACGGAACCGGAGTTCGCGGGCTCGAACCCCGTCTGGATGGGCACGACCGCGAAGCGGGATGGGGGCGACTGGGTGATCCGCGGCCACAAGTGGTTCGCGTCGTCCGCCGAAGGCGCCGCGTTCGCCGTCTGCATGGCCGTCACGGATCCCGACGCGGCGCCCCACCGGCGCGCGAGCTTGATCCTCGTTCCGACGGACACGCCGGGCTTCTCGATCCTCCGGAACATCTCGGTCATGGGCCACCGCGGCGGGAGCTGGGCGAGCCACGCGGAAGTCGGCTACGAAGGCGCGCACGTGCCGCTCGGGAACCTCCTCGGAGGCGAAGGCGACGGCTTCGCGCTCGCGCAGGAGCGGCTCGGCCCGGGGCGCATCCACCACGCGATGCGCTGGATCGGAGTCTGCGAGCGCGCCCTCGAGATCATGTGCCGCCACGCCGCCACGCGCGAGATCGCGCCGGGGACGCCGCTCGGGACGCGGCAGCTCGTCGAGGCCGCCGTGGCGGAGAGCCGCGCCGACATCCACGCCGCACGACTCGTCGTCCTCCACGCCGCCTGGCTCCTCGAGAGGGACGGCGCGAAAGCGGCGCGCGAGGAGATTTCCCTCGTCAAATTCACGGCGGCGCGCGCCCTCCAGCGCGTCCTCGACCGCGCCCTGCAGACGCTCGGCGGCCTCGGGATGACGGACGACACGCCTCTCGCGTTCTGGTACGCGCACGAGCGCGCCGCGCGCATCTACGACGGCCCGGACGAGGTCCACCTCTCCTTCGTCGGGCGACACACGCTCCGGCGGTTCGGGCTGCCCCCTCGCGGATGA